A single Anatilimnocola floriformis DNA region contains:
- a CDS encoding CHAT domain-containing protein, which translates to MRRTFSLSIFFLLLASGLAGAQTQEDWDERALLSRQYIQLSRSGRIDDSLTIANRHAELVESRFAKRDHFLASMYVGEALINSGKYKESMVKWQQTIERLKDFTPRTEQERYQLLLTHGDALRSIGLCYANLGDAAEALKYYEATADWWAKAKHADVTRLVVIPDGPLALLPFETLVVKNEGEPEYLLDAGPAIAYAPSATILLNPAERKASTATEQKLFALGDPNYAAATGADALDRTLGISRTVDRFRSGLSKLPSTGLEANWIQQNLEKIGFTTTKVLGAEATEAAIRRHAPGKQIIHMACHGMADQSYGNFFGSLAVAPGRAGDSRDDGFLSMSEIYELNLDGCELAILSACETNYGPQQQGEGVWALSRGFLVAGSRRVVASNWVVDDLAGATLICYFSNYLAQAGKEPIDRDYATALLKAKRQIRKDANWKHPFYWSSLVLVGPK; encoded by the coding sequence ATGCGTCGTACCTTCTCACTCAGCATCTTCTTCTTGCTGCTCGCTAGTGGTCTGGCCGGTGCTCAAACGCAGGAAGACTGGGATGAACGAGCGCTGTTGTCGCGGCAGTACATTCAGCTGTCGCGCTCGGGCCGCATTGACGACTCGCTAACGATTGCCAATCGCCATGCCGAGTTGGTTGAAAGTCGTTTTGCGAAACGCGATCACTTTCTCGCCTCGATGTATGTCGGCGAAGCGCTGATCAACTCGGGCAAATACAAAGAATCGATGGTGAAGTGGCAGCAGACGATTGAACGGCTCAAAGATTTCACGCCGCGGACGGAACAGGAACGCTATCAACTGCTGCTCACCCACGGCGATGCCTTGCGGAGCATCGGTCTCTGTTACGCGAATTTGGGAGACGCCGCCGAAGCCCTGAAGTACTACGAAGCCACGGCCGACTGGTGGGCGAAGGCCAAGCACGCCGATGTCACGCGGCTCGTCGTCATTCCCGATGGTCCGCTCGCGCTCCTCCCCTTCGAAACTCTTGTGGTGAAGAACGAAGGTGAGCCGGAATACCTGCTCGATGCGGGCCCCGCGATTGCCTACGCCCCTTCGGCGACGATTCTGCTGAACCCGGCCGAACGAAAGGCTTCGACCGCAACGGAGCAAAAGCTTTTTGCGCTCGGCGATCCGAATTATGCAGCGGCGACTGGAGCGGATGCCCTCGATCGCACGCTGGGAATTAGCCGGACCGTCGACCGTTTCCGCTCGGGACTTTCGAAGTTGCCTTCCACGGGCCTCGAAGCCAATTGGATCCAGCAGAACCTCGAAAAGATCGGCTTCACGACCACGAAGGTCCTCGGCGCCGAAGCCACCGAAGCTGCCATCCGTCGCCATGCACCCGGCAAACAGATTATTCACATGGCCTGCCACGGCATGGCCGATCAGAGCTATGGCAACTTCTTTGGATCACTCGCGGTTGCTCCGGGCCGCGCTGGCGACTCGCGAGATGATGGCTTCCTGTCGATGTCGGAAATTTATGAACTAAATCTCGACGGTTGCGAATTGGCAATCCTCAGCGCCTGCGAAACGAACTACGGGCCGCAACAGCAGGGCGAAGGCGTGTGGGCTTTGTCGCGTGGCTTCCTCGTCGCCGGCAGCCGTCGTGTGGTGGCCAGCAACTGGGTTGTCGATGACCTCGCCGGTGCGACGCTCATCTGCTATTTCAGCAACTACCTGGCTCAAGCCGGCAAGGAGCCTATCGATCGCGACTACGCTACCGCTCTGCTGAAAGCTAAGAGGCAAATTCGCAAAGATGCCAACTGGAAGCATCCGTTTTACTGGAGCAGCCTGGTGCTCGTCGGGCCGAAGTAA
- a CDS encoding LutB/LldF family L-lactate oxidation iron-sulfur protein: MNTTSSSASETETDYLRSKHHEFLAASDKALRTPSLQIILGQLGDTLGERNRQAWRMLPNSDLVRQRARQIKDETLANLHEHLATLEKSIEARGGQVHWADDGDAACKIVIDLIRQRGATRVVKSKSMTTEEIHLNPALETAGIETVETDLGEYIIQLAGHRPSHIVGPALHLSAKEVAEILSVPAGRQLPVERETLAGFARTELRQKFAAAEVGISGANFAVAETGTIVLVSNEGNARLTTALPKMHIAIMGMEKVIPRFADLPYFLKVLARAATGQKLSCYTSFITGARREGETDGPEEFHLVVLDNGRSRILGSPLRESLFCIRCGACLNACPIYRSVGGHAYGGTYSGPIGAVLTPLYDGLVANQHLPHASSLCGACQAACPVKIQIPEMLVQLREQLHHEPALKSRWENFAYGMWAKTLKKPWLYRLSTWLATRTIGRWYRKNPWLKKLPGKLHGWTQKRDFPAPAPQRFRDWWDKEGRHES, translated from the coding sequence TTGAACACGACCAGCAGTTCGGCCAGCGAAACTGAAACGGATTATCTCCGCAGCAAGCATCACGAGTTTCTCGCCGCGTCGGACAAAGCGCTCCGTACTCCCAGCTTGCAGATCATCCTCGGACAACTGGGCGATACGCTCGGTGAACGAAACCGGCAGGCCTGGCGGATGCTGCCGAACTCCGATCTCGTCCGGCAGCGAGCGCGACAAATCAAGGATGAAACGCTCGCCAACCTGCACGAGCATCTGGCCACGCTGGAGAAGAGCATTGAGGCTCGCGGCGGCCAAGTTCACTGGGCTGACGACGGCGACGCAGCCTGCAAAATCGTCATCGATCTGATCCGCCAGCGCGGCGCGACGCGCGTGGTGAAATCGAAGTCGATGACCACCGAAGAAATTCATCTCAATCCCGCACTCGAAACGGCTGGTATCGAAACAGTCGAGACCGACCTCGGTGAGTACATCATTCAACTGGCTGGCCATCGTCCGTCGCATATTGTTGGTCCCGCGCTCCATCTTTCGGCGAAAGAAGTCGCCGAGATCCTCAGCGTTCCCGCCGGCAGGCAACTGCCTGTCGAGCGCGAAACGCTCGCCGGTTTCGCCCGCACCGAGTTGCGGCAGAAGTTCGCTGCAGCCGAAGTGGGCATTAGCGGCGCGAACTTCGCTGTGGCAGAGACGGGAACCATCGTGCTGGTTTCGAACGAAGGAAACGCCCGCCTCACGACCGCGCTGCCGAAGATGCACATCGCCATCATGGGGATGGAAAAAGTCATTCCCAGGTTCGCCGATCTGCCGTACTTCTTGAAAGTTCTCGCACGGGCCGCGACCGGGCAAAAGCTCTCGTGCTACACATCGTTCATCACCGGTGCACGCCGCGAAGGTGAGACTGACGGCCCGGAAGAGTTTCATCTGGTCGTGCTCGACAACGGCCGGTCACGCATCCTCGGCAGTCCGCTACGCGAGAGCCTGTTCTGCATTCGCTGCGGCGCTTGTTTGAATGCTTGTCCGATTTATCGCAGTGTCGGCGGCCATGCGTACGGCGGCACTTACTCAGGCCCGATCGGCGCGGTGTTGACTCCGCTCTACGACGGTCTCGTGGCCAATCAGCACCTGCCGCATGCTTCTAGCTTGTGCGGCGCTTGCCAGGCCGCTTGTCCGGTGAAGATTCAGATTCCGGAAATGCTGGTGCAACTGCGCGAGCAACTGCATCACGAACCGGCGCTGAAGAGCCGCTGGGAGAACTTTGCGTACGGGATGTGGGCCAAGACGCTGAAAAAGCCCTGGCTGTATCGACTCTCTACCTGGCTGGCGACACGCACGATCGGCCGGTGGTATCGCAAGAATCCCTGGCTGAAGAAGCTGCCTGGCAAGTTGCATGGTTGGACGCAGAAGCGGGATTTTCCGGCGCCAGCGCCGCAGCGTTTTCGCGATTGGTGGGACAAGGAGGGACGCCATGAGTCGTGA
- a CDS encoding DUF4384 domain-containing protein yields the protein MKRFLTRWFTSLAAVALAGPLLANSLFAADPVQANAAPPAIADRIFNDKPSFLVAASLNRPTRDYREGDSLSVSVNAEEDAYVYVLYQQADGQVFQIFPNKIQKNNLVKAREAVRVPAESDLFRWVVGKPFGKECVKVIATKEPVDVLSQPELLKGRFNPVSKQALKGIEVELGKDKPIRWAETDVELNTYANTQTPEARAAKRVGVFFGVSEHKYDKYLVAANGDKASKNLHASHRDALKFSEAMRVSGRLDAIKVFTNEQATKSNMQEAITQWLPSVSRPGDTVVIYFSGHTGQMPDTSGDEADGLDEFIVPHDMLGVSQFNALAQLYKEKKLSEREAQQFEQLLSEVEQLGPNPELKMVEATTVSDDLMARWVQRLDGRQVIFISDSCHSGGFVANETNFKGSSPETKFDFLQGEATRLKNLGQGEQAVLCAAHANEVAHERREADMSVLTYCLVKFLEQPTGAQKLEDGFAFCDAEMKNYFEKLNKDLESTGKRVPPSHPFMLNNCAKPVFLKP from the coding sequence ATGAAACGCTTCCTTACTCGTTGGTTCACTTCACTCGCGGCGGTCGCCCTCGCTGGCCCGTTGCTGGCCAATTCGCTGTTTGCGGCTGACCCAGTGCAGGCGAACGCCGCGCCGCCGGCGATCGCCGATCGCATCTTTAATGACAAGCCTTCGTTCCTGGTGGCGGCTTCGCTCAATCGCCCGACGCGCGACTATCGCGAAGGGGACTCGCTGTCGGTCAGCGTCAACGCCGAGGAAGACGCCTACGTCTACGTCCTCTATCAACAGGCCGATGGGCAGGTCTTTCAGATCTTTCCGAACAAGATTCAGAAGAACAATCTGGTGAAGGCCCGCGAGGCCGTCCGCGTGCCGGCCGAGAGCGATCTCTTTCGCTGGGTGGTCGGCAAGCCGTTTGGCAAAGAGTGCGTGAAGGTGATCGCGACCAAAGAACCGGTCGATGTGCTCTCGCAGCCGGAGTTGCTCAAGGGCCGGTTTAATCCGGTGAGCAAGCAAGCGCTGAAGGGCATCGAAGTCGAACTCGGTAAGGACAAGCCGATTCGCTGGGCCGAGACCGATGTCGAGCTGAACACCTACGCCAATACGCAAACGCCTGAAGCCCGCGCAGCGAAGCGCGTGGGAGTGTTCTTCGGCGTGTCGGAGCACAAGTACGACAAGTACCTCGTTGCCGCCAACGGCGATAAGGCTTCGAAGAATTTGCACGCGTCGCATCGCGATGCACTTAAGTTTTCCGAAGCCATGCGAGTTTCTGGCCGGCTCGACGCCATCAAGGTCTTTACCAACGAGCAAGCGACCAAATCCAACATGCAAGAAGCGATCACGCAGTGGCTGCCGTCGGTCTCGCGGCCTGGCGACACGGTGGTCATCTATTTCTCGGGCCACACCGGCCAAATGCCCGATACCAGCGGCGACGAAGCCGACGGCTTGGATGAATTTATCGTGCCGCACGACATGCTCGGCGTGTCGCAATTCAACGCGTTGGCGCAGCTCTACAAAGAGAAGAAGCTATCGGAACGAGAAGCACAACAATTTGAACAACTGCTAAGTGAAGTGGAACAACTCGGGCCGAACCCGGAGTTGAAGATGGTCGAGGCGACCACCGTGAGCGACGACTTGATGGCCCGTTGGGTGCAACGGCTCGACGGTCGACAGGTGATCTTCATCAGCGACAGTTGCCACAGCGGCGGCTTCGTGGCGAACGAAACCAACTTCAAAGGTTCCTCGCCAGAAACGAAATTCGACTTCCTGCAAGGCGAAGCCACTCGCTTGAAGAATCTCGGCCAAGGCGAGCAGGCAGTCCTCTGTGCCGCGCACGCCAACGAAGTGGCCCACGAACGCCGCGAGGCCGACATGAGCGTGCTCACCTACTGCCTCGTAAAGTTCCTCGAACAACCGACCGGCGCCCAAAAGCTGGAAGACGGTTTTGCGTTCTGCGATGCCGAGATGAAAAACTACTTCGAGAAACTGAACAAAGACCTTGAATCCACAGGAAAACGCGTCCCGCCGAGTCATCCCTTCATGCTCAACAACTGTGCGAAGCCGGTGTTTTTGAAACCGTAA
- a CDS encoding DUF4384 domain-containing protein: MNKFIPFALCGLLISATSLMAQEPTPPQPPTTTTTPASTASPPATTPAVEPTPGSNLIPAKPAFLMNVAVNRKDATYSQGERLTVRFKAEVDCHVYLLYHQADGSTVLIFPNKAQPDNSVKANTEVSLPKAGDEFRFRVSAPFGKEALQVVAGKQPIAVLDKLDASAGRAVPVTKETQDELAKQIKASADEFAEHRVVIKTHEGGGKLPEPREAKRAGLFVGVNKLKATKHGNEVPQASKSAEIMHEALTTMGGIAPENAKVLTDVNATTAAFEDAMTKWLPSITQPGDTVFLFYCGHGGPEPTKDPSELDGNDEVITTFDSYVVDDQLGRWLQELPGRQIVLMMETCHGGGLVDARAMAGSISEVGRRVHDISDLNTMVICACLPNETSSFSTKREAAYMPEFLIKAMRTEMAPLTMTTAFQKYRERLFERVGTDQEPVFQDNIGLPVYLVPPPAKKP; the protein is encoded by the coding sequence ATGAACAAGTTCATCCCTTTCGCCCTGTGCGGATTATTAATCAGTGCGACGAGTTTGATGGCTCAAGAACCAACTCCTCCGCAACCACCGACGACGACTACAACTCCGGCATCCACGGCATCGCCTCCTGCAACAACTCCCGCCGTCGAACCCACACCCGGCAGCAACCTGATTCCCGCCAAACCCGCGTTTCTCATGAATGTCGCCGTCAATCGTAAAGACGCGACGTACAGCCAAGGCGAACGCTTGACGGTGCGGTTCAAAGCGGAAGTCGATTGCCACGTGTATCTGCTCTACCACCAGGCCGATGGGAGCACCGTGCTTATTTTTCCAAACAAGGCCCAGCCCGATAACAGCGTGAAGGCCAACACCGAGGTCTCGCTGCCGAAGGCCGGCGATGAATTTCGCTTTCGCGTCTCGGCCCCCTTCGGCAAAGAGGCGCTGCAAGTTGTCGCCGGCAAACAGCCGATCGCCGTGCTCGACAAGCTCGATGCTTCGGCTGGCCGTGCGGTCCCCGTGACGAAGGAAACGCAGGACGAATTGGCCAAGCAGATCAAAGCCTCGGCCGATGAATTTGCCGAGCATCGTGTGGTGATCAAAACGCACGAAGGTGGCGGCAAGCTGCCGGAACCGCGCGAAGCGAAGCGAGCCGGGCTGTTTGTCGGCGTGAACAAACTGAAGGCTACCAAGCACGGCAATGAAGTTCCGCAAGCCAGCAAATCGGCCGAGATCATGCACGAGGCACTGACGACGATGGGCGGGATTGCGCCCGAGAATGCGAAGGTCCTGACCGATGTGAATGCAACGACCGCGGCCTTTGAAGATGCGATGACGAAATGGCTGCCGTCGATCACGCAGCCTGGTGACACCGTGTTCCTCTTTTATTGCGGTCACGGCGGGCCAGAACCGACGAAGGACCCTTCGGAACTCGACGGCAACGATGAAGTGATCACTACGTTTGACAGCTATGTGGTCGACGATCAGCTTGGCCGCTGGCTGCAGGAGCTACCCGGTCGCCAAATCGTGTTGATGATGGAAACCTGTCACGGCGGCGGTCTGGTCGATGCCCGCGCAATGGCTGGCTCCATCAGCGAAGTCGGCCGCCGCGTGCACGACATTTCGGACCTCAACACCATGGTGATCTGTGCCTGCCTGCCGAATGAAACGTCGTCGTTTTCCACCAAGCGAGAGGCCGCATACATGCCCGAGTTTCTGATCAAAGCGATGAGAACTGAAATGGCCCCGCTGACGATGACCACCGCTTTTCAGAAATACCGTGAACGACTGTTCGAACGGGTCGGGACGGATCAAGAGCCCGTTTTTCAGGACAACATCGGCCTGCCGGTGTACTTGGTTCCGCCGCCGGCGAAAAAACCGTAA
- a CDS encoding LutC/YkgG family protein, which translates to MSRDSFLARVKQATEQGRAYRIEHQTLAPEIGYVGVAGDLCEHLASEINAVGGVATLVDSLDQARDVLGAYLAEMQAKSALCWQHLLLDRLGLATFLRERNIAQVDYEQTVAVDQPTRRLTQLACDIGITSVDFAIAETGTLLVCARPGQERVASLLPPMHVAIVERSQVIPDLIDAFNMLHERGLSNLTSNITLITGPSKTGDIELQLTTGVHGPGKWRVIIIR; encoded by the coding sequence ATGAGTCGTGATTCGTTCCTCGCCCGCGTGAAGCAAGCCACGGAACAAGGCCGGGCTTATCGCATCGAACATCAAACGCTCGCGCCCGAGATCGGCTACGTCGGCGTCGCTGGAGATTTGTGCGAACACCTGGCCAGTGAAATCAATGCGGTCGGCGGCGTTGCCACACTTGTTGATTCTCTCGATCAGGCCCGCGACGTGCTCGGCGCGTACCTCGCTGAAATGCAGGCGAAATCGGCACTCTGCTGGCAACATCTGTTGCTCGATCGCCTCGGGCTGGCGACGTTCCTGCGAGAGCGAAACATAGCGCAAGTAGACTACGAACAAACTGTAGCTGTCGATCAGCCTACTCGCCGATTGACACAACTCGCTTGTGACATCGGCATCACCAGTGTTGATTTCGCAATCGCCGAAACCGGCACACTGCTGGTTTGTGCTCGGCCTGGACAGGAACGAGTCGCTTCGCTGTTGCCGCCGATGCATGTGGCGATTGTCGAACGGAGCCAGGTCATTCCCGATTTGATCGATGCGTTCAACATGCTGCACGAACGCGGTCTGAGCAACCTGACGAGCAACATCACGCTGATCACCGGTCCCAGCAAGACCGGTGATATCGAGCTGCAACTCACCACCGGCGTGCACGGCCCAGGCAAGTGGCGAGTCATCATCATTCGCTAG